Proteins encoded within one genomic window of Trichocoleus sp. FACHB-46:
- a CDS encoding glycosyltransferase family 4 protein, which translates to MNLLYTLTAYPPYIGGAQLHQHLLAQQLKSHHQIQVCSHWDHHRTDWLLGTTLRAPSQSRDYAIDEIPVHRMGLSWREKLRMAPWLPLYYPWMSVALPAIAQPLIQNLQPFAQAVTLIHNVRIGREGLSYASWRVAQQRQIPFVLTPVHHPRWVGWRYQQYIRLYQLADAVITLTEVEKQTLITLGVRQKRIAVTGIGPILAPQADAAAFLQTHQITGPMVLFLGQHYRYKGYQQVLQAAHLVWQKFPDAHFVFIGPAVKQSEHDFQNTDPRIHRLGKVDLQEKTNALAACTLLCVPSSQESFGGVYTEAWSFAKPVIGCSIPAVAEVIEDGVNGYLVEQDPSQIASRICDLLSNPATAEGMGLAGQRKVEARYTWSQIAARTERVYEQLLNGSEVGHDE; encoded by the coding sequence ATGAATCTCCTCTACACCCTTACTGCCTATCCGCCCTACATTGGCGGTGCACAACTGCATCAACATTTACTGGCCCAACAATTAAAAAGTCACCATCAAATTCAGGTTTGCAGCCACTGGGATCACCATCGCACCGACTGGCTCTTAGGCACAACACTACGGGCACCTAGCCAAAGTCGCGACTATGCCATTGACGAGATTCCAGTGCATCGGATGGGTCTGTCATGGCGAGAAAAGCTGCGAATGGCTCCTTGGTTACCGTTGTACTATCCCTGGATGAGTGTCGCTCTCCCAGCGATCGCTCAACCGCTCATCCAAAACTTGCAACCCTTTGCACAGGCAGTCACTCTTATTCATAATGTGCGTATTGGTCGAGAGGGCTTGAGTTATGCGTCTTGGCGCGTTGCCCAACAACGTCAGATTCCCTTTGTCCTGACCCCAGTTCACCATCCTCGTTGGGTAGGCTGGCGCTATCAGCAGTACATTCGGCTTTACCAACTTGCAGATGCTGTGATTACTCTGACAGAAGTAGAAAAACAGACTCTTATCACTTTAGGAGTTCGACAGAAGCGGATTGCAGTTACAGGTATAGGACCGATTCTTGCGCCTCAAGCTGATGCTGCTGCATTCCTGCAAACACATCAAATTACGGGCCCGATGGTTTTATTTCTAGGGCAACATTACCGCTACAAGGGATACCAGCAAGTTTTACAAGCCGCTCACTTAGTTTGGCAAAAATTTCCTGATGCTCATTTTGTCTTTATTGGACCAGCAGTTAAGCAGTCTGAGCATGATTTTCAGAATACAGACCCTCGAATTCATCGCTTGGGCAAGGTAGACCTACAAGAGAAAACCAATGCTTTAGCGGCTTGTACTTTGTTATGTGTACCTTCAAGCCAAGAAAGTTTTGGCGGTGTGTATACCGAAGCCTGGAGCTTTGCTAAACCTGTAATTGGTTGTTCTATTCCTGCGGTGGCTGAGGTGATTGAAGACGGAGTGAATGGTTATTTAGTGGAGCAAGATCCTAGCCAAATTGCTAGCCGTATCTGTGATCTACTTAGCAATCCTGCTACGGCTGAGGGGATGGGTTTAGCAGGACAACGTAAAGTAGAAGCTCGCTATACTTGGTCACAAATCGCGGCTCGAACTGAACGAGTTTATGAACAACTCCTGAATGGTTCAGAAGTTGGGCATGATGAATGA
- a CDS encoding WecB/TagA/CpsF family glycosyltransferase, with protein MKPVLPELSNRVILGSPVDATNYQDACDRIQGWAETRNSCYVVAANVHVVMTAYWQQQYQKIINQAALVTPDGMPLVWALRLLGIKGQTRVYGPDLMFAWCDRAAQLGMPIYLYGGTESMLEKLRHNLTQQFPGLAIADSYAPPFRVLTPEEEKSDVQRINDSGAAVVFVGLGCPKQEEWMARQQGKVAAVMIGVGAAFSFHSEEVAQAPRWMMKVGLEWLYRFAQEPRRLWQRYCINNPAFIILFGWQLLRHWLPLKN; from the coding sequence GTGAAGCCAGTGCTCCCTGAACTTTCTAACCGAGTTATTTTAGGCAGTCCTGTTGATGCCACTAATTATCAGGATGCCTGCGATCGCATCCAAGGGTGGGCTGAAACTCGAAACTCTTGCTATGTCGTTGCCGCAAACGTCCATGTAGTAATGACGGCTTATTGGCAACAACAGTACCAAAAAATCATTAATCAGGCGGCTCTGGTGACCCCAGATGGGATGCCCTTGGTTTGGGCTTTACGATTGCTGGGGATCAAAGGTCAAACCAGGGTTTACGGGCCAGACTTGATGTTTGCTTGGTGCGATCGCGCGGCTCAGTTGGGAATGCCCATCTATTTATATGGTGGTACTGAGTCGATGTTGGAGAAGTTGCGGCACAATTTGACTCAGCAATTTCCGGGTTTGGCGATCGCCGATAGTTATGCACCGCCCTTCCGAGTTCTGACTCCAGAAGAGGAGAAGTCAGATGTTCAACGGATTAATGACTCTGGAGCTGCTGTCGTTTTTGTGGGCTTGGGCTGTCCTAAGCAGGAAGAATGGATGGCCCGTCAACAGGGCAAAGTTGCTGCTGTCATGATTGGTGTAGGAGCGGCTTTTAGCTTCCATAGTGAGGAGGTAGCTCAAGCTCCTCGTTGGATGATGAAAGTTGGATTGGAGTGGTTATACCGATTTGCCCAAGAACCAAGACGCTTGTGGCAGCGTTATTGCATCAATAATCCCGCTTTTATCATCTTGTTTGGTTGGCAGCTGTTAAGACACTGGCTACCTCTAAAGAATTGA
- a CDS encoding DUF563 domain-containing protein codes for METRIISFYRRIALNYSSITSLLKKTLKKIYLSYQPYDGPTLFSTRGPIHCGLASEIAIASGGYQIIIRREDERRFEIPLTDNPNIANFFSNFTHSRYPPVSITAIPGGHIYSDGAVFSPDGTVLARDLSLDFSSPIDSHYLCRKPIHRSKPLKGSTLAVASWQTRSYYHWLLDELPRYLLSDIPAFDQIVCSRDTAINREALRALGLENKKILPLDQAKHYECDLLITPSYIAPTGEPSLYLVELLTEAVQPLISTTKNYPEKIFISRKSARGRRIINEDAIFQLFEAQGYTRINLENLPWRDQINIFYYAQEIFAPHGAGLANLVFCSRKPLVIELFNTKYLHWCFWRLATLVGARYMPMAFPLMELVEHNLAAGNLDINVSNPAELISLYQSLRANL; via the coding sequence ATGGAGACAAGAATTATAAGTTTTTATAGGAGGATTGCACTTAATTATTCATCAATTACTTCTTTGCTCAAAAAAACACTAAAAAAAATATATTTATCCTATCAACCCTACGATGGTCCCACTTTATTTTCCACTCGCGGTCCAATCCATTGTGGTCTTGCATCTGAAATCGCTATTGCATCAGGAGGCTACCAGATAATAATCCGTAGAGAAGATGAGCGGAGGTTTGAAATTCCCTTAACTGACAATCCAAATATCGCTAATTTTTTCTCAAATTTTACCCATTCGCGATATCCACCTGTTTCTATCACAGCAATTCCCGGTGGGCATATTTATTCTGACGGAGCAGTGTTTTCACCTGACGGAACTGTTCTGGCTCGGGATCTTTCTTTGGATTTCAGTTCTCCTATTGACTCTCATTACCTATGTAGAAAACCTATTCATAGGAGTAAGCCTCTCAAGGGAAGCACGCTTGCAGTTGCCTCTTGGCAAACCCGTAGCTATTATCACTGGCTGCTAGACGAACTGCCCCGTTATTTGCTGTCAGACATTCCTGCTTTCGATCAGATCGTCTGTTCAAGAGACACAGCAATTAATCGAGAAGCCCTCCGCGCACTAGGGTTAGAAAATAAAAAGATACTTCCTCTCGATCAAGCAAAACACTACGAGTGTGATTTGTTAATTACGCCCTCTTATATAGCCCCTACAGGCGAGCCCAGCCTGTATCTAGTTGAACTATTAACCGAAGCTGTTCAACCTCTCATCTCTACAACGAAAAACTATCCAGAGAAAATATTTATTTCCCGCAAGTCAGCACGCGGCAGGAGAATTATCAATGAGGATGCTATATTTCAACTTTTCGAGGCTCAAGGTTACACTCGCATCAATCTGGAAAATTTACCTTGGCGAGACCAAATAAATATCTTCTATTATGCACAGGAAATATTTGCCCCTCATGGGGCTGGATTGGCAAACTTGGTTTTCTGCTCAAGAAAGCCTCTGGTCATAGAGCTTTTTAACACGAAATATCTACATTGGTGTTTCTGGCGGTTGGCCACACTGGTTGGTGCAAGATATATGCCAATGGCCTTTCCTCTAATGGAGCTAGTTGAGCATAATCTCGCTGCTGGCAACCTAGATATTAATGTGAGTAACCCAGCTGAGCTAATCTCGTTATATCAGAGCCTAAGAGCTAATCTCTAA
- a CDS encoding O-antigen ligase family protein: MTGDRSLTKQVPPEANNPKGSLLGLLVACFYLLFTLLPDSNTLMVSWPWVFLWQAGLACLPLWLLWMVWCQRGFLWLGNGFDAIAGLTAVGLIASTSVAEFPMQARWYAWAALCFLAGLYALNYKTQTPRDRYRLLVGQGYLNLAFIVVSLGLWLTQTILPELNRLQTLRQSGVNLSLNLSTLELRNWAPMGHPNYVAGYLLLALPLLLALSILQTGKQRWLWLVGVGLGLITLYSTGSRGGWLGLAALCIVGFIVLLWRSSLPRLWLGLGGLFMLAFLSLSAFTNDRLKTVVTAILSGQLSGDFAYRMITAVTGWQIGITHPILGAGPGSVPIVYQQYRPEWAGREAELTYQLHSTPVQIWAELGLWGISTSLIAIALLTYFSLRWLSKVPSPKVVTQRTDQVLIWGILAGLFGYGVISLTDYQLDNICISGTLILFTTVLAAILREAFAEASFITLPRIKVTGRAAQGLSFAGLGLLIVISIWLTPIHRAWQLSSQSFIALSRENISSFVQRLSQSAQLVPWEPYYPYQLGWNLGNLSLQTNDPQQQSQLQADSIAWFRKGIQASPYQEFGHTNLAWLLLNQNPQAATQEFIRSAQLIPAKRGVFYGLGLSLVAQGKVNLATEAVALEALRDPLLVTSPIWQSPTLQPLYAPMLDRVSAKCTELLQSPTQSETIHDYCHQLRGGLNWWRGNYTAAHADWDAHGGPLSQIILQLAEDKTVAPQFQALPDSPGKLAIAAWLAPAQRQRLLQQAWIQAEQRNPPPELLQALVTSMNRSASLDQWLKQNAPTRQYRRTRTGFGVLSRHIDGPLPSDFLTVIENAVVTYLFPSLLPAPPYIPVWDQTLQELRQALLNTL, from the coding sequence ATGACTGGCGATCGCTCTCTTACTAAGCAAGTTCCACCCGAAGCTAATAATCCCAAAGGTTCACTTTTAGGATTGTTAGTCGCCTGTTTCTACCTACTCTTCACACTCCTGCCTGATAGCAACACCCTCATGGTTTCGTGGCCCTGGGTCTTTCTCTGGCAAGCGGGTCTGGCTTGCCTGCCACTGTGGCTTTTATGGATGGTCTGGTGCCAGAGAGGATTCCTTTGGTTAGGCAATGGCTTTGATGCGATCGCAGGACTAACGGCGGTAGGGTTGATCGCTTCAACTAGCGTTGCTGAATTTCCTATGCAAGCTCGCTGGTATGCTTGGGCTGCTTTGTGTTTCTTGGCTGGGTTGTATGCGCTCAACTACAAAACGCAGACTCCTCGCGATCGCTATCGCTTATTAGTAGGACAAGGATACCTAAATCTAGCCTTCATCGTCGTTAGCCTTGGCTTATGGCTGACTCAAACCATCTTGCCAGAGCTAAATCGGTTGCAAACGCTCCGCCAGTCCGGGGTCAATCTTTCTCTCAACCTTTCAACCTTGGAGTTACGAAACTGGGCACCAATGGGTCATCCCAATTACGTTGCAGGTTATCTTCTCCTGGCTCTGCCCCTGCTCCTCGCCCTCAGTATCCTACAAACTGGCAAGCAACGCTGGCTTTGGCTAGTAGGTGTAGGGCTGGGGTTGATTACCCTTTACAGCACAGGTTCGCGAGGTGGCTGGTTAGGCTTAGCAGCGCTATGTATCGTTGGGTTTATTGTCCTGTTATGGCGTAGCTCTCTTCCCCGTCTTTGGCTGGGCTTAGGGGGTCTCTTCATGCTAGCTTTTTTGAGCTTATCAGCATTTACCAACGATCGCCTCAAAACAGTGGTAACTGCCATTCTCAGCGGCCAACTCAGTGGTGATTTTGCCTATCGAATGATTACTGCTGTGACAGGCTGGCAGATAGGCATTACTCACCCCATTTTGGGAGCTGGCCCCGGCAGCGTTCCGATTGTCTATCAGCAATATCGCCCCGAATGGGCAGGCAGAGAAGCCGAATTAACCTATCAACTTCATAGCACTCCAGTGCAAATCTGGGCTGAATTGGGTTTGTGGGGCATCAGCACCAGCTTAATCGCGATCGCCCTTTTAACTTACTTCAGCCTTCGTTGGCTCAGTAAAGTTCCATCTCCTAAGGTTGTCACGCAACGCACAGATCAAGTTCTTATTTGGGGCATCTTGGCAGGTCTTTTTGGCTATGGAGTCATTAGCTTGACCGATTACCAACTCGACAATATTTGCATCAGTGGCACTTTAATCCTTTTTACCACTGTTCTTGCTGCTATATTGCGTGAGGCTTTTGCAGAAGCTTCTTTCATTACCCTACCTAGGATTAAAGTTACGGGACGAGCCGCTCAAGGCTTATCTTTTGCTGGATTGGGTTTGCTGATTGTCATCAGCATCTGGCTCACTCCGATTCACCGAGCTTGGCAGTTATCAAGCCAAAGTTTTATTGCCCTGAGCCGAGAAAACATTTCTAGTTTTGTGCAACGCCTCAGTCAATCTGCTCAGTTGGTACCCTGGGAACCGTATTATCCCTACCAACTAGGTTGGAACTTAGGAAATCTAAGTTTACAAACCAACGATCCCCAACAGCAAAGCCAACTTCAAGCTGATAGCATCGCTTGGTTCCGAAAAGGAATTCAAGCATCTCCCTACCAAGAGTTTGGTCACACTAACTTAGCTTGGCTCTTATTGAATCAAAATCCCCAAGCTGCGACTCAAGAGTTTATCCGCTCTGCTCAGCTTATTCCAGCGAAGCGAGGGGTATTTTATGGATTGGGACTCAGCTTAGTAGCACAAGGTAAAGTCAATTTGGCAACAGAAGCCGTGGCATTGGAAGCACTGCGCGATCCGCTACTCGTTACTAGCCCTATTTGGCAATCGCCCACTCTCCAACCTCTTTACGCACCTATGTTGGATCGGGTATCAGCTAAATGCACAGAGCTATTACAATCCCCCACTCAGTCAGAAACAATTCACGACTACTGCCACCAGCTACGTGGTGGCCTGAATTGGTGGCGCGGCAACTATACAGCAGCACATGCAGATTGGGATGCCCACGGCGGTCCCCTCAGTCAGATCATTTTACAGCTTGCAGAAGACAAAACCGTAGCACCGCAATTCCAAGCCTTGCCTGATTCACCAGGTAAATTAGCGATCGCCGCTTGGCTCGCTCCTGCCCAACGTCAACGGCTTTTGCAACAAGCATGGATACAAGCAGAACAGAGAAACCCTCCTCCTGAACTCCTTCAAGCTTTGGTTACCAGCATGAATCGTTCAGCATCTCTTGATCAATGGCTCAAACAAAATGCTCCAACTCGCCAATATCGCCGCACTCGCACTGGCTTTGGCGTTCTCAGCCGCCACATCGATGGCCCCCTACCCAGTGATTTTCTTACTGTGATTGAGAATGCTGTGGTCACCTATCTTTTTCCCAGTCTCTTGCCTGCCCCTCCTTATATACCTGTATGGGATCAGACCTTACAGGAACTGCGCCAAGCTCTCCTTAACACTCTTTGA
- a CDS encoding glycosyltransferase, with amino-acid sequence MNKKTSSFYSFLIEQSPTPIYQRIIDNLQNVLTELGNRVIIFYPGQFKDETDYLQYISSQEVDYCIITNSSSLISSYSETLKAFIFELIDIPVIFIHHDNIFSDLYEHEKIKPKLEAFCRMKYKSFHFCIEYYNFLDLKSLGIENVYSIHHASEFEYINPLGKYLYDVSFVGHILPELGTALGEASYSHLLKADFWNRLVHLDKKLEQSAISFATRASSSQENIIDFLGAKYLYISMLHSNSSPFFRGEIIKRIENINVHIFGGDPAYLSGLSLNRKIQKSNIFYHPVTKNYSDTKYIYANSKINLNITSLQFDDAVINRVVDVASVGGFILTDWKSELKSLTSVYEEISFRTIDELNFKADYYLKHETERLEIAERLHQDIVDSCSYHNIAIFILSKIGSMTRNQEEPLRLDLGCGVWKAEGFVGVDVSGGPEVDVIADLNRRFPFPDNSVDEIKAHDVIEHLKNNIHSMNEIWRVCKPYARVDVRVPSTDGRGAFQDPTHISFWNLNSFKYYCVEFPAYIELCRSYGFQGEFKILTLTEEESPDQVIHVRAVLEVVKDNDKLTLRKNLLDWNLKEINLMIFPDWNKSEELLFQELSAVIRSIATHTDKSLISLLIYTGSLGKEGAELMLAAVVMELFLKEDIDINEGPEISFFETLNQLQKNFLEEQTCFRIALENEDRRSISSSGLSTSNIPTFDVSVLHHKRVVFLETGTWSFG; translated from the coding sequence GTGAATAAGAAAACATCAAGCTTTTATAGTTTTTTAATAGAGCAATCACCCACTCCAATTTATCAGCGTATCATTGACAACCTACAAAATGTTTTAACAGAGCTTGGAAATAGAGTCATTATTTTTTATCCAGGTCAGTTTAAAGATGAGACAGACTATCTACAATACATTTCTTCTCAAGAAGTAGATTATTGCATCATTACAAATAGCTCTTCTTTGATCTCCTCTTACTCTGAAACTCTTAAAGCTTTTATATTTGAGTTGATTGATATACCAGTCATATTTATTCATCATGACAATATATTTAGTGATTTATATGAACATGAAAAAATAAAACCAAAGCTAGAAGCTTTCTGTAGAATGAAATATAAAAGTTTTCACTTTTGTATTGAGTATTATAATTTCTTGGATCTTAAAAGTTTAGGAATTGAGAACGTATACTCAATTCACCACGCTTCCGAGTTCGAATATATTAATCCTTTAGGAAAGTATCTGTATGATGTTTCATTCGTAGGACATATACTACCAGAATTGGGAACGGCACTTGGAGAAGCTTCATACTCTCATCTACTTAAGGCTGATTTTTGGAACCGTTTAGTTCATTTAGACAAAAAGCTTGAACAATCAGCTATATCTTTTGCCACCCGCGCAAGTTCTAGTCAAGAAAATATCATTGATTTTTTGGGAGCAAAGTATTTATACATTTCCATGCTTCATTCAAATTCCTCTCCTTTCTTTCGTGGGGAGATAATTAAGCGAATAGAAAACATAAACGTCCATATTTTTGGAGGAGACCCTGCTTATCTTAGCGGCCTGTCCTTAAATAGGAAAATTCAAAAATCAAACATCTTCTATCATCCTGTCACAAAAAATTATTCCGATACTAAATATATATATGCAAACTCTAAGATTAATCTTAATATTACATCTTTGCAGTTTGATGATGCAGTAATCAATCGAGTTGTGGACGTTGCTTCTGTAGGCGGATTTATCCTGACTGACTGGAAATCTGAATTAAAATCTCTAACATCTGTCTATGAAGAGATTTCCTTTAGAACAATCGATGAGCTTAATTTCAAAGCAGACTATTATCTAAAACACGAAACAGAACGCCTTGAAATTGCAGAAAGGCTTCATCAGGATATAGTTGACAGTTGCAGCTACCATAATATAGCCATCTTTATACTTTCCAAAATTGGCTCTATGACAAGAAATCAAGAAGAACCACTTCGTTTAGATTTAGGCTGCGGTGTTTGGAAAGCAGAGGGCTTTGTTGGAGTAGATGTGTCTGGTGGTCCAGAAGTAGATGTTATTGCTGATTTGAATCGGCGCTTTCCATTTCCAGACAATAGCGTGGATGAAATTAAAGCGCACGATGTTATCGAACATTTAAAGAATAACATTCATAGTATGAATGAAATATGGAGGGTTTGTAAACCATATGCAAGAGTAGATGTTCGCGTACCATCAACTGATGGTCGAGGAGCTTTTCAAGATCCAACACATATAAGTTTTTGGAATCTCAATTCATTTAAATATTACTGTGTGGAGTTTCCTGCCTATATTGAACTTTGCAGAAGTTATGGATTTCAAGGCGAATTTAAAATTTTAACTCTTACGGAGGAAGAGTCACCTGATCAAGTGATTCATGTAAGAGCTGTATTGGAAGTTGTCAAAGATAATGATAAATTAACTTTAAGAAAAAATCTTTTGGATTGGAATCTCAAGGAAATAAATCTAATGATTTTTCCGGATTGGAATAAATCTGAAGAATTGTTGTTTCAAGAATTAAGCGCTGTGATTAGGTCTATTGCGACCCACACAGACAAAAGTTTGATTTCCCTCTTAATATATACTGGAAGTCTAGGTAAGGAAGGTGCAGAGCTAATGTTGGCAGCTGTAGTAATGGAACTCTTCCTAAAGGAAGATATAGACATTAATGAAGGGCCAGAGATCTCTTTTTTTGAAACACTAAATCAGTTACAAAAAAATTTTTTGGAAGAACAAACCTGTTTTCGAATTGCTTTAGAGAATGAAGATCGGCGCTCAATTTCATCCAGTGGATTATCTACAAGCAACATTCCCACCTTTGACGTGAGTGTACTTCATCACAAACGAGTGGTTTTTCTGGAAACAGGCACATGGAGTTTTGGATAG
- a CDS encoding tetratricopeptide repeat protein has product MGSTIFAVGHFVTDNLRPLSQPASTAKESINSQLEIQEKGYELVLQREPQNLVALEGLVQTRLQMKNFQGAQKPLGQLIKLNPSRPGYQALAEQVQQKIGERKQ; this is encoded by the coding sequence ATGGGTTCTACTATCTTTGCAGTTGGTCACTTTGTGACTGATAATCTCCGACCCCTAAGCCAGCCCGCTTCAACGGCCAAAGAATCTATTAATTCGCAGCTAGAAATTCAAGAGAAGGGATATGAGTTAGTTTTACAACGGGAACCCCAAAATTTAGTAGCCTTGGAAGGTTTAGTGCAAACCCGCTTACAAATGAAGAATTTTCAAGGTGCACAAAAGCCTTTAGGGCAACTCATAAAATTGAATCCTAGCCGCCCAGGCTATCAAGCTCTAGCAGAACAGGTTCAGCAAAAGATAGGCGAGCGCAAGCAATAA
- a CDS encoding glycosyltransferase family 2 protein, which yields MKKPVFIIIPAHNRKSVTLKCLENLEQNGDLDRYYAIVIDDGSTDGTGAAISAIYPDVILLRGDGNLWWTGAISKGMDYAQQKGAEFIIWLNDDCIAEETTLRLLVEHSCKNPGVITGSACYVLETNTLYESGAKGRRLVMARPSEVVDVDEMSGHCVCFSTHIIENIGLPDAHRFPHYHGDSMYILKATRAGFSACILGDARIYHSGEVKSKIQDFLNLVKPNASLPQAFKQFFFNKKSLYYCPTQFFYNTEKYGFWRGAGLFSLKSIQWLVKWSWLIISQPKK from the coding sequence TTGAAAAAGCCTGTTTTTATTATAATTCCAGCCCACAACCGCAAATCAGTTACTTTAAAGTGCTTAGAGAATCTAGAGCAAAATGGTGACCTAGACAGGTACTATGCCATTGTGATTGACGATGGTTCTACTGATGGAACTGGAGCAGCGATTTCAGCAATATATCCCGACGTAATTCTGTTGCGGGGAGATGGTAATCTCTGGTGGACGGGGGCAATTAGCAAAGGAATGGACTATGCTCAGCAAAAGGGAGCAGAGTTTATCATTTGGCTGAATGATGACTGTATAGCGGAAGAAACAACCCTTCGTCTACTAGTAGAGCATAGCTGTAAGAACCCAGGAGTCATCACGGGTTCAGCTTGCTATGTTCTAGAAACTAACACACTATATGAGTCTGGAGCTAAAGGCCGAAGACTAGTAATGGCAAGACCTAGTGAGGTTGTTGATGTTGATGAAATGAGTGGACATTGTGTTTGTTTTTCAACTCATATCATAGAAAATATTGGCTTGCCTGACGCACATCGTTTCCCTCACTATCATGGGGACAGTATGTATATTTTGAAGGCAACGCGTGCTGGGTTTTCAGCTTGCATTTTGGGAGATGCGCGTATCTATCATTCAGGTGAAGTCAAGTCTAAAATCCAAGATTTTTTAAACCTAGTTAAACCAAATGCGTCTCTGCCCCAAGCCTTTAAACAGTTCTTTTTCAATAAGAAGTCCCTCTATTACTGTCCAACTCAATTTTTCTATAACACCGAGAAATATGGCTTTTGGCGAGGGGCTGGGCTGTTTTCATTGAAATCAATTCAATGGCTAGTCAAATGGAGCTGGCTTATTATCTCACAGCCCAAAAAATAG
- a CDS encoding sugar transferase, producing the protein MAIAEALLAASPQSACTAMIDFSGRVSKNPKLDIRAPGKLSLSHLLGWQGYRMLALLLSDVLALKMAWQIAAHFNQFYSPLPPELNWGSWLRLPSLFWLFAAATLLFFAYGGLYSSATQWKNYLRAGKLVSMVYLLSLVMGYFYDPKLDPPRSLFFTAWFGSVVLVIGFRLLTTLILRQFEQSQSPIPVFLIAPGDRLATLSHLLEQQLNFKGQSASHYQVVGAALATTAHTPTTVQTILASKAKEVLVENLPDTALASALYWQLRRHGITLRLLPSSVDMLHRRGLPEIFAGLPTLRVEPRFLSSLEYGLKRSIDVFGALVGVILLSPLFVAVAIASRLSSPGPIFFRQERMGLHGKVFHMWKFRTMVTEAEALQAQLEACNEIKGGVMFKIRHDPRITRFGRFLRSTSIDELPQLFNVLLGQMSLVGPRPLPLRDVERFDTWHHIRHQVLPGITGLWQVSGRSDIADFGDAVRLDLYYIDNWSLNLDLDILVETCRIVLFGKGAY; encoded by the coding sequence ATGGCGATTGCTGAAGCACTTCTGGCTGCATCTCCGCAATCTGCTTGTACTGCAATGATTGACTTTTCTGGCAGAGTTTCTAAGAATCCCAAGCTAGATATTCGGGCTCCTGGCAAGTTAAGCTTGTCGCATCTTCTGGGTTGGCAAGGGTACCGAATGTTAGCCCTCCTGCTCAGCGATGTCTTGGCCTTGAAGATGGCTTGGCAGATCGCGGCGCATTTCAACCAATTTTATTCACCCCTACCACCTGAGTTGAACTGGGGTAGCTGGTTAAGGCTACCGAGCCTGTTTTGGCTTTTTGCTGCTGCGACGTTGCTGTTTTTTGCTTATGGGGGGCTGTACTCTTCGGCAACCCAATGGAAAAACTATCTCCGGGCTGGCAAGTTGGTGAGCATGGTTTATTTGCTCTCCCTGGTGATGGGCTATTTTTATGATCCCAAGTTAGACCCACCGCGATCGCTTTTCTTTACGGCTTGGTTTGGTAGCGTCGTTTTAGTGATTGGGTTTCGGCTCTTAACAACTTTGATTTTGCGCCAGTTTGAGCAAAGTCAATCTCCAATCCCAGTCTTTTTAATTGCCCCCGGCGATCGCCTAGCAACCTTATCTCACTTATTAGAACAGCAGTTAAATTTTAAGGGTCAGAGCGCCTCACATTACCAAGTGGTGGGAGCGGCACTGGCGACTACGGCTCATACCCCGACAACCGTACAAACTATTTTGGCATCCAAGGCCAAAGAGGTCTTAGTCGAGAATTTACCTGATACCGCCCTCGCCTCAGCACTTTATTGGCAGCTCCGCCGTCACGGTATTACTTTGCGCTTGTTACCCTCCAGCGTGGACATGCTGCACCGTCGGGGTCTGCCCGAAATTTTTGCTGGCTTACCAACGCTGCGAGTAGAACCACGTTTCTTGAGCAGCTTGGAGTATGGCTTAAAGCGTTCGATTGATGTCTTCGGAGCTTTAGTAGGTGTTATCCTGCTATCGCCTCTCTTTGTAGCTGTGGCGATAGCGAGCAGACTGTCTTCTCCAGGCCCGATCTTCTTCCGGCAAGAACGCATGGGATTGCATGGCAAAGTCTTTCACATGTGGAAGTTCCGTACGATGGTAACTGAAGCCGAAGCGCTACAGGCTCAGTTGGAAGCTTGCAATGAAATCAAAGGCGGAGTCATGTTCAAAATTAGGCATGATCCTCGAATTACTCGCTTCGGTCGTTTTTTAAGATCTACGAGTATTGATGAATTGCCCCAATTATTTAACGTTTTACTGGGACAGATGAGTCTGGTCGGTCCTCGGCCCTTACCCCTAAGAGATGTGGAGCGCTTCGACACCTGGCATCACATTCGCCATCAAGTTCTGCCTGGGATTACGGGGCTATGGCAAGTATCGGGCCGCTCAGATATTGCCGATTTTGGCGATGCTGTGCGTCTAGACCTTTATTACATTGATAATTGGTCGCTCAACTTAGATCTCGACATTTTGGTAGAAACTTGCCGCATTGTTTTATTTGGTAAAGGTGCCTACTAA